Proteins encoded in a region of the Podarcis muralis chromosome 2, rPodMur119.hap1.1, whole genome shotgun sequence genome:
- the POU6F1 gene encoding POU domain, class 6, transcription factor 1, which yields MDTDTVPPHEASLTVNEQVIVMSGHETIRVLEVGVDAPVPVENEGKTLKTASATREEAPVSCPPEPSEMGREGVEQNPTKASGESGGEVKALPEITPAPIPGIVPFSQVTSQQTQTLTPVTLQAAPQVLTQENLATVVTGVMVPAGAVTQPLLIPISIAGQVASQQGLAVWTFPAATVAALPGLTAASTTGGIFKSPIANLQAAAVLNTAIQAPLQPAQPLQAQQTVQPRPPAQTQTVFQPQAQPAILPQPAAASTPPVAKPLETPTQITVQPAGFAFNPGIISAASLGAQTQLLSSLAATPVIANTIPSVQGITGQILTNAQGQVIGTLPWVVNPAGIATANAAPATLPAQNLQLQAVTPQLLLNAQGQVIATLASSTIQTATAAAVRKPSTPETPAKSEVQPIQPAPTLPQPTIVIASPPPASKLASAPVPITCSETPTVSQLVSKPQPPNSGSDEDGINLEEIREFAKNFKIRRLSLGLTQTQVGQALTATEGPAYSQSAICRFEKLDITPKSAQKLKPVLEKWLSEAELRNQEGQQNLMEFVGGEPSKKRKRRTSFTPQAIEALNVYFEKNALPTGQEITEIAKELNYDREVVRVWFCNRRQTLKNTSKLNVFQIP from the exons ATGAGCAG GTGATTGTGATGTCGGGTCATGAGACCATTCGGGTGCTGGAGGTGGGCGTGGATGCTCCAGTACCTGTGGAGAACGAAGGGAAAACTCTGAAAACTGCATCAGCAACCAGAGAAGAGGCTCCTGTGAGCTGCCCTCCAGAGCCCAGTgaaatgggaagggaaggggtaGAGCAAAACCCAACAAAGGCATCGGGAGAGTCAGGTG GTGAAGTAAAGGCATTACCTGAAATAACCCCTGCACCTATCCCAGGAATCGTCCCCTTCAGCCAAGTGACAAGCCAGCAAACACAAACTCTAACGCCCGTCACACTGCAAGCTGCACCGCAG GTCTTGACTCAGGAAAACTTAGCAACAGTTGTGACAGGCGTTATGGTTCCAGCAGGGGCAGTTACTCAACCTCTTCTTATCCCCATCAGTATTGCAGGTCAAGTGGCAAGTCAGCAGGGGCTGGCTGTGTGGACATTTCCTGCAGCAACGGTTGCTGCCCTCCCAGGACTGACGGCTGCCTCTACTACTGGGGGAATTTTCAAATCACCTATAGCCAATTTGCAAG CTGCCGCAGTGCTGAACACGGCAATACAAGCCCCTTTGCAGCCAGCCCAGCCTCTCCAGGCGCAGCAAACAGTCCAACCGCGGCCACCAGCCCAAACACAGACTGTGTTCCAGCCTCAGGCTCAGCCAGCCATTTTGCCGCAGCCGGCCGCAGCATCCACACCACCTGTCGCCAAGCCCTTGGAAACGCCAACCCAGATCACAGTTCAGCCAGCAGGATTTGCCTTTAACCCTGGAATA ATCAGTGCGGCTTCTCTGGGAGCCCAAACTCAGCTCCTCAGCTCCCTGGCTGCTACACCAGTAATTGCAAACACCATTCCTAGTGTGCAAGGGATAACTGGACAGATCCTGACCAATGCTCAGGGACAA GTCATTGGGACTCTTCCGTGGGTGGTGAACCCAGCTGGAATTGCCACAGCCAACGCCGCCCCTGCTACATTGCCGGCCCAGAACCTACAGCTGCAGGCAGTGACGCCGCAGCTGCTTTTGAATGCCCAAGGCCAGGTCATTGCCACCTTGGCTAGCAGCACCATCCAGACAGCGACAGCGGCAGCTGTTAGAAAACCTAGCACGCCCGAAACTCCAGCAAAGAGTGAG GTCCAGCCAATTCAACCCGCCCCAACTCTGCCACAGCCAACCATAGTCATTGCAAGCCCACCCCCTGCATCCAAGCTAGCTTCTGCTCCTGTCCCCATCACCTGCTCAGAGACTCCGACTGTCAGCCAGCTGGTTTCCA AGCCTCAGCCTCCAAACAGCGGAAGTGACGAAGACGGGATCAACCTGGAGGAGATTAGAGAGTTTGCCAAGAACTTCAAGATCCGGCGCCTATCTCTGGGTCTAACGCAGACCCAGGTGGGGCAGGCGTTGACTGCTACCGAAGGACCCGCGTACAGCCAGTCGGCTATATGCAG GTTCGAAAAGTTGGACATCACTCCCAAGAGCGCCCAGAAGCTGAAGCCCGTGCTGGAGAAGTGGCTGAGCGAGGCCGAGCTGCGGAACCAGGAGGGCCAGCAGAACCTGATGGAGTTTGTGGGCGGCGAGCCGTCCAAGAAGCGCAAGCGCCGCACGTCTTTCACGCCGCAGGCCATCGAGGCCCTCAACGTCTACTTTGAGAAGAATGCCCTGCCCACGGGCCAGGAGATCACGGAGATCGCCAAGGAGCTCAACTACGACCGGGAGGTGGTCCGGGTCTGGTTCTGCAACCGGCGACAGACTCTCAAAAACACCAGCAAACTCAACGTCTTCCAGATCCCTTGA